In Nitrospiria bacterium, the DNA window AGATCAATGCCGTCCACGGCCTGAACGACACCTTCATCCGTATGAAATTGCGTCCGGAGATTCTTAATCCTCAGAACGGCCGGGTTCACGGTTTCCTCGGTTGAACGAAAGAGCTAGGGTTTTTTGGCCAAGTTTAGGTAAACCTGGACGGCGCGGTTGGCGGGATCGATCTTCTGCGCAGCTTTCCATTCTTGCAAGGCCAAATCCCGTCGGTTTTGGGTGTAATAGGCGATCCCAAGGTGAATGTACGCCGGCACATATTGGGAGCCCGTCGCTTTGGCTTTGATGAAAGCTTCGATGGCCTGATCCAATTCTCCCTTCTCTCTGAGAGTCATCCCGATTTTGGTGAGTATATCCACAAAATTAGGCCGGAGCTTGACGGCCTTCCGGAACTCATCGAGCGCTTGATCGTACAGGCCCAGGTTATAATACGCATCGCCCAACTTGCCATGTTCATTGGCCAGCTTGCCTTGAATAAAGGGATCAAGCGATGTGGGCTCGGAACGCACCACTTTGGCGGCTTGGGTGAAGACGCGTTCGGCATCGGCGAATTTCTGAAGCTCGTTGTACGTCACAACAAGGCTGAGGGCGGCGTCTGTGTACTTGGGATTTAAGGCTAAGGCCTTCTCGAAAAATTGCGCGGCGCGTTCCAGGAGGCCTTTCTGGGAATAGATCAGGCCCAGACGATTGAAAACGTCTGCGTAACCTCTTGCATTTCGTTCCAGGAGTTTCAGGAACAAACGTTCCGCCTCATCCAGGCGATTTTCTTCGAAGCATTCCTGGGCGGCACGGTAGACTTTTTCGAATTCGGGATCGCCGATCATAGTCCAACACTATAAAAGAAAAGCCCCGTGCTGTCAACAACCGTGCGGTCGGATTTTTCTCTTGATTGTCCTGACCGCCTTCGGTACAGTGACGGCCATGAAGATTGTGCGAGCGGAGTTTGTACGAAGTTGCGCCTCATTACGCGAATGTCCATCGGACGGGCTTCCGGAAATAGCCGTTGCGGGGCGATCCAACGTCGGGAAGTCGTCGTTGTTGAATCGATTGGTGCAACAAAAGGGGCTGGCCAAAACAAGCGGGGTGCCGGGGAAAACACAACTTATTAATTTATTCAAGATCACCGTCGGCCATAAATCATCGCCGGCCTTTTATCTTGTGGATCTGCCCGGGTACGGTTATGCTCGCGTTTCACTCGCCCAGCGTGAGGCGTGGGGGGCCTTGGTGGAGGATTATCTGACGCATCGTCCGACGCTCCGTGGGTTGATCGTATTGGTCGATATTCGCCACTCGCCGGGTCTATTGGATCAACAATTGTTTTCATGGATCAGCTCGTATAAGCTTCGGTGTCTTCTGGTCGCCACCAAATCGGATCAGATGTCCCGAGGGCAGATTTCGGGCGCGCTTCTCAAGATCAAGGCCTCCTTACCGGGATTGGCTATGGATCAGGTCATCCTTCCATTTTCTTCAAAGACCGGTGAAGGTCGTGATGCCATTCTAGAACATATCCTTCACCTCCTAAAAGACTAACTCCCCTGAAGTATTGCCAAATTTCGTCAAGGATTAGGAAGGCGGGTTCCTAATTCAAAGGACACACGTTCATTGAGAGAATAGTGCGTCTTTATAACCTCTTGATTTATTACATTGAACAAGCATGTGTTAGAAATAGGTCTTATTTTACAGAAGGTTGGTACATTTATTGCTCTAATATAATCTGACAATCAACCTCCATTCAAAGAGAGTAGGAAAGGTATGGCGAAAAAAATCTACACTCCGAAAGAGATTTGCAGACGGGCCAAGATTTCAGCCAGACAACTGGGTTACTGGAAACTGATCGGAATCGTGCGGCCCGGCCAGGAACTGCACGGTTCAAGGATATTCTATCGCTATACGGAGCGGGATCTTCAATTGCTCCAAGCCGTTCAGAAATTGACGGAGCAAGGGTATCTGGTGAGCAAAGCCGCTGAAAAAATTAAAGCGGTCATGGCGGGAGACGGGGAAATTTCTGCCCACTCGTTACTGAATCTGCTGAATGTACAGCCGACGCCGCATCATGATCCATCGATGGCGGTTCTAAAAAGTATGGAGGATTTCCAGAAACGGGTGGAAGAAGAACGGATCCGGTCGCGTCGC includes these proteins:
- a CDS encoding MerR family transcriptional regulator; this encodes MAKKIYTPKEICRRAKISARQLGYWKLIGIVRPGQELHGSRIFYRYTERDLQLLQAVQKLTEQGYLVSKAAEKIKAVMAGDGEISAHSLLNLLNVQPTPHHDPSMAVLKSMEDFQKRVEEERIRSRRFRYPLSCLAIKIEISPPDKEDALREITQKFLHTINVYRRAYDTIAQINPQEVLWLLCQTTDAGVGLVARRILILFPEREWIVDNVRYSIQIHTGHATIEPSNEGVAMLVERARAALNSAV
- a CDS encoding tetratricopeptide repeat protein, giving the protein MIGDPEFEKVYRAAQECFEENRLDEAERLFLKLLERNARGYADVFNRLGLIYSQKGLLERAAQFFEKALALNPKYTDAALSLVVTYNELQKFADAERVFTQAAKVVRSEPTSLDPFIQGKLANEHGKLGDAYYNLGLYDQALDEFRKAVKLRPNFVDILTKIGMTLREKGELDQAIEAFIKAKATGSQYVPAYIHLGIAYYTQNRRDLALQEWKAAQKIDPANRAVQVYLNLAKKP
- the yihA gene encoding ribosome biogenesis GTP-binding protein YihA/YsxC — encoded protein: MIVLTAFGTVTAMKIVRAEFVRSCASLRECPSDGLPEIAVAGRSNVGKSSLLNRLVQQKGLAKTSGVPGKTQLINLFKITVGHKSSPAFYLVDLPGYGYARVSLAQREAWGALVEDYLTHRPTLRGLIVLVDIRHSPGLLDQQLFSWISSYKLRCLLVATKSDQMSRGQISGALLKIKASLPGLAMDQVILPFSSKTGEGRDAILEHILHLLKD